A section of the Bradyrhizobium oligotrophicum S58 genome encodes:
- the hemE gene encoding uroporphyrinogen decarboxylase, with protein sequence MYHGRYTVPERLRSPSVRETAVNKPFIDVLAGQRQSVPPIWMMRQAGRYLPEYREVRAKAGGFLDLCFNPELAAEVTLQPIRRFGFDAAIIFSDILVIPHALGRGVRFEVGEGPRLDPLDTPEKIATLSAEADLSKLESVFEALRRVRAELPQSTALIGFCGAPWTVATYMVAGQGTPDQAPARLLAYRHPEAFNRIIDALVDSSIAYLLKQLEAGADALQIFDTWAGVLSPREFARWSVAPTRRIIEGVRKVRPDVRIIGFPRGAGALLPGFVTETGVDAVSIDWTAEPGFVRERVQSKVAVQGNLDPLALITGGAALDRAVDDVLASYSGGRHIFNLGHGILPETPIAHVEQMLKRVRAYKG encoded by the coding sequence ATGTATCACGGGCGGTATACTGTTCCCGAACGGTTGCGGAGCCCCAGCGTGAGAGAGACTGCCGTGAACAAGCCTTTCATCGACGTGCTGGCCGGTCAGCGGCAGAGCGTGCCTCCGATCTGGATGATGCGGCAGGCCGGCCGCTATCTGCCGGAGTACCGCGAGGTCCGCGCCAAGGCCGGCGGCTTTCTCGATCTCTGCTTCAATCCGGAACTCGCGGCCGAAGTCACCCTGCAGCCGATCCGCCGCTTCGGCTTCGACGCGGCCATCATCTTCTCCGACATTCTGGTGATCCCGCATGCGCTCGGGCGCGGCGTTCGTTTCGAGGTCGGCGAAGGGCCGCGGCTCGATCCGCTCGATACACCCGAGAAAATCGCGACGCTGTCGGCCGAGGCGGATCTCTCGAAGCTCGAATCGGTGTTCGAGGCGCTGCGCCGGGTCCGTGCGGAGTTGCCGCAGAGCACAGCGCTGATAGGCTTTTGCGGCGCGCCGTGGACGGTCGCGACCTACATGGTGGCGGGCCAGGGCACACCCGACCAGGCGCCGGCGCGGCTGCTGGCCTATCGGCATCCGGAGGCCTTCAACAGGATCATCGATGCGCTGGTCGACAGCTCGATCGCCTATCTCCTGAAGCAGCTGGAGGCCGGCGCCGACGCGCTGCAGATCTTCGACACCTGGGCCGGCGTGCTGTCGCCGCGCGAGTTCGCCCGCTGGTCGGTCGCGCCGACGCGACGCATCATCGAGGGCGTGCGCAAGGTGCGGCCGGACGTCAGGATCATCGGTTTTCCACGTGGCGCCGGTGCCCTGCTGCCGGGCTTTGTCACCGAGACCGGCGTCGATGCCGTCAGCATCGACTGGACCGCGGAGCCCGGCTTTGTCCGCGAGCGGGTGCAGAGCAAGGTCGCGGTTCAGGGCAATCTCGACCCGCTGGCGCTGATCACCGGCGGCGCGGCGCTCGACCGGGCGGTCGACGACGTGCTGGCGAGCTACTCGGGTGGACGGCACATCTTCAATCTCGGCCACGGCATCCTGCCGGAGACACCGATCGCTCATGTGGAGCAGATGCTTAAGCGCGTGCGCGCCTACAAGGGATGA
- a CDS encoding diguanylate cyclase, translating into MDIGATRADLSRLPVWAAGVLALVCGAILAFSGWSEWETRNNELRNAEIELGNLARSLTQHVEDTFELADSLLRGVVTALERDEGKPDRIERLQSFLTARKATLGRIRGIFAYDETGAWLATTEDVNLANYNNADRDYFVHHRVSADRSLLIARPVQSKSSGQWVITLSRRWNRGDGRFGGVVLATIEVAYFSQFYRKFDVGQLGTISLANRDGSVLADNADPDPQMLGRPILETIPYHPTSGTLHFRRLGEPSERLGFYQHAQRYPFFILTTRLEADVLAAWKRDALVRLAVLVGLIALVVAIGIFLVKQLLQRQQLAAALAAKEVNFRLLAEGSSDIVTRIELDECIGYVSPSTMRVLGWHPSQLLGKRALSGVNPLDRPQLQEILDQLRKGVVDEARATYRMRRRDKSEIWVEATIRATRRPDGELDGFVAVTRDVTQQKTLQGRLETLAIEDGLTGLANRRRFDERLLEEWGRAYRDKTSLALLMIDIDHFKAFNDTYGHPAGDECLHTVAGILADEAQRSADMAARYGGEEFAILLPNTDAGGCARLGERIRRALHAARITHEHNPPGIVTASIGGAICRPGFERSAGPASLVEAADRALYAAKDGGRDRVVLAGEVIDLPSSNAPATVPA; encoded by the coding sequence ATGGACATTGGTGCGACCAGAGCAGATCTGAGCCGCCTGCCCGTGTGGGCGGCCGGCGTGCTTGCGCTCGTGTGCGGCGCCATCCTCGCTTTCAGCGGCTGGAGCGAGTGGGAGACGCGCAACAACGAACTGCGCAACGCCGAGATCGAGCTCGGCAATCTCGCCCGATCGTTGACGCAGCATGTCGAGGACACGTTCGAGCTGGCGGATTCGCTGCTTCGGGGTGTGGTGACGGCGCTGGAGCGGGACGAGGGAAAGCCCGACCGCATCGAGCGGCTGCAGTCGTTTCTGACTGCACGAAAAGCCACTCTCGGGCGGATCAGAGGAATCTTCGCCTACGACGAGACCGGGGCGTGGCTTGCCACCACCGAGGACGTCAATCTCGCCAACTACAACAATGCCGACCGCGACTACTTCGTTCACCACAGGGTCTCGGCCGACCGTTCGCTGCTGATCGCCCGCCCTGTCCAAAGCAAGTCCAGCGGGCAGTGGGTCATCACGCTGTCGCGGCGCTGGAATCGCGGCGATGGCCGGTTCGGTGGCGTCGTGCTCGCAACCATCGAGGTTGCTTATTTCTCTCAGTTCTATCGCAAGTTCGACGTCGGCCAACTCGGCACGATCAGCCTGGCGAACCGCGACGGATCCGTGCTCGCAGACAACGCCGATCCGGATCCGCAGATGCTCGGGCGCCCGATCCTCGAAACGATCCCATATCACCCCACGTCCGGCACCTTGCACTTCCGCCGTTTGGGTGAGCCGTCCGAGCGCCTCGGATTCTACCAGCACGCACAGCGCTATCCGTTCTTCATCCTGACGACACGTCTGGAGGCGGATGTCCTCGCCGCGTGGAAGCGCGATGCGCTCGTGCGCCTCGCGGTCCTCGTCGGCCTGATCGCACTGGTCGTCGCCATCGGCATCTTCCTCGTCAAGCAGCTGCTGCAGCGTCAGCAGCTGGCTGCGGCGCTGGCGGCCAAGGAGGTGAACTTCCGCCTGCTCGCCGAGGGCTCCAGCGACATCGTGACGCGTATCGAGCTCGACGAATGCATCGGCTACGTGTCGCCCTCCACCATGCGCGTGCTGGGCTGGCATCCGTCGCAGCTGCTGGGCAAGCGCGCGCTCTCCGGCGTGAATCCGCTCGATCGCCCGCAGCTTCAGGAGATCCTCGATCAGCTCAGGAAAGGCGTGGTCGACGAGGCGCGCGCGACCTACCGCATGCGCCGGCGCGACAAGTCCGAGATCTGGGTCGAAGCCACGATCCGGGCCACGCGCAGACCGGACGGCGAGCTCGACGGATTCGTCGCGGTCACCCGCGACGTGACGCAGCAGAAGACGTTGCAGGGGCGGCTCGAGACGCTGGCGATCGAGGATGGCCTCACCGGGCTCGCCAACCGTCGCCGGTTCGACGAGCGGCTGCTGGAGGAGTGGGGCAGGGCCTACCGCGACAAGACCTCGCTGGCGCTCTTGATGATCGACATCGACCACTTCAAGGCGTTCAACGACACCTATGGTCATCCGGCGGGCGACGAGTGTCTGCACACGGTCGCCGGCATTCTCGCCGACGAGGCGCAGCGCAGCGCGGACATGGCGGCCCGCTACGGCGGCGAGGAGTTCGCCATCCTGCTGCCGAACACCGACGCCGGGGGATGTGCCCGGCTCGGCGAGCGCATCAGGCGGGCGCTGCACGCGGCGCGCATCACCCACGAGCACAATCCGCCGGGCATCGTGACTGCGAGCATCGGCGGCGCCATCTGCCGCCCGGGATTCGAGCGATCGGCCGGTCCGGCCTCGCTGGTCGAGGCGGCCGACCGCGCGCTCTACGCCGCCAAGGACGGCGGTCGTGACCGCGTGGTCCTGGCCGGCGAGGTGATCGACCTGCCGTCCAGCAACGCGCCGGCGACCGTTCCGGCCTGA
- the hemC gene encoding hydroxymethylbilane synthase, producing the protein MTRFRIGTRKSTMALAQTEEIARRLQAAIPSLDIEIVKFETTGDSDQTSKLLTHGGKGGAFVAEIRRAMLDGKLHAAMHSLKDMPGNEETPGLVVAALLSRDPPGDVLVLRRGLSLDQFRNAGGRGFKIGTNAVRRAAYARRLFPHAELIHFRGAADTRIRKLDNGELQKLPNGGSVGPADALIMARSGLERVGLSDRASFDFPVAEMLPAVGQGIVAVECPVSDWETRRILATIDDAAARTCADAEREVLWVLNGHCNSPIAGFATIDGAQMTLTASVLDEDGGRFIEAQRSAPADRPRELGRAVGLELLANGAAELIERSRPR; encoded by the coding sequence GTGACACGTTTCCGGATCGGCACCCGCAAGAGCACGATGGCGTTGGCGCAGACGGAGGAGATCGCGCGCCGGCTGCAGGCCGCGATCCCGTCGCTGGATATCGAGATCGTCAAGTTCGAGACGACGGGAGATTCCGACCAGACCAGCAAGCTGCTCACCCATGGCGGCAAGGGCGGGGCGTTCGTCGCCGAGATCCGGCGCGCCATGCTGGACGGCAAGCTGCATGCAGCGATGCATTCGCTGAAGGACATGCCCGGCAATGAGGAGACGCCCGGCCTGGTGGTTGCGGCGCTGCTGTCGCGCGATCCGCCGGGCGACGTGCTGGTGCTGCGGCGAGGGCTGTCGCTGGACCAATTCCGCAACGCCGGCGGCCGGGGCTTCAAGATCGGCACCAACGCCGTGCGCCGCGCGGCCTATGCGCGGCGGCTGTTTCCGCACGCCGAGCTGATCCATTTCCGTGGCGCGGCCGATACCCGCATCCGCAAGCTCGACAATGGCGAGCTGCAGAAGCTGCCGAACGGCGGTTCGGTGGGACCGGCGGACGCGCTGATCATGGCGCGCTCGGGGCTGGAGCGGGTCGGCCTTTCCGATCGCGCCTCGTTCGACTTCCCGGTCGCCGAGATGCTGCCGGCGGTCGGGCAGGGCATCGTCGCCGTGGAGTGCCCGGTCTCGGACTGGGAGACGCGGCGCATCCTGGCGACCATCGACGACGCGGCGGCGCGGACCTGCGCGGATGCCGAGCGCGAGGTGCTGTGGGTGCTCAACGGCCACTGCAACTCGCCGATCGCGGGTTTTGCGACCATCGACGGGGCGCAGATGACCTTGACCGCCTCGGTGCTCGACGAGGACGGCGGCCGCTTCATCGAGGCGCAGCGTTCGGCGCCCGCGGATCGCCCGCGCGAGCTCGGCCGCGCGGTCGGGCTCGAGCTGCTTGCCAACGGCGCGGCGGAGCTGATCGAGCGCAGCCGGCCGCGCTAA
- a CDS encoding acetate/propionate family kinase: MIVRHILTLNAGSSSIKFALFEEHDGLSEALRGQIEGLGTASPHLEAQLRGSALAEERLDAASAADHEAALNVVLDVLQRAIGRTTVDAVGHRIVHGGLAFTRPTVIDDDVLTRLETLNPLAPLHQPHNLSGVRAAHRAFADALQVACFDTAFHRSHPWVNDTYALPREFYDQGVRRYGFHGLSYEYVTSRLKEIAPQDEKGRVVVMHLGNGASMCAIRDGQSIGSSMGFTALDGLPMGTRCGQLDPGVVLYLLQEKGMTAPEMTDLLYRRSGLKGLSGLSHDMRELEAAGTPEAAQAIDYFVDRIRRELGAMAAVLAGLDALVFCGGIGEHAWRIRDRVCQGFDWLGIELDESLNRAGETVISAGGSRVRVFIVNTDEDMMIARHTARLIVERGNS; encoded by the coding sequence ATCATCGTGCGACACATCCTGACCCTCAATGCCGGCTCCTCGTCGATCAAGTTCGCGCTGTTCGAAGAACATGACGGCCTGAGCGAGGCTCTGCGCGGCCAGATCGAGGGGCTTGGCACGGCGAGTCCCCATCTCGAAGCCCAGCTGAGAGGAAGCGCGCTTGCTGAGGAAAGGCTCGATGCGGCGAGTGCGGCTGATCATGAGGCGGCTCTGAACGTCGTGCTCGACGTGCTGCAACGCGCCATCGGTCGGACCACGGTCGACGCTGTCGGTCATCGGATCGTCCATGGCGGCCTCGCATTCACGCGGCCGACCGTCATCGACGACGATGTCCTGACACGTCTGGAGACGCTCAATCCGCTGGCGCCGCTTCACCAGCCTCACAACCTCTCCGGTGTGCGCGCGGCCCACCGCGCCTTTGCCGATGCGCTGCAGGTCGCCTGCTTCGACACCGCGTTCCATCGCTCGCACCCCTGGGTCAACGACACCTACGCCTTGCCGCGTGAGTTCTACGACCAGGGTGTCCGCCGCTACGGCTTCCATGGCCTGTCCTACGAGTACGTCACTTCGCGCCTGAAGGAGATCGCGCCGCAGGACGAGAAAGGCCGCGTGGTCGTGATGCATCTTGGCAATGGCGCCTCGATGTGTGCCATCCGCGACGGACAGAGCATCGGTTCGTCGATGGGCTTCACTGCGCTCGACGGATTGCCGATGGGCACGCGCTGCGGACAGTTGGATCCGGGCGTCGTTCTCTATCTGCTACAAGAGAAGGGAATGACGGCGCCGGAGATGACCGACCTCCTGTACCGGCGCTCTGGCCTCAAGGGACTCTCGGGTCTCTCGCACGACATGCGCGAATTGGAAGCGGCCGGGACGCCTGAGGCGGCGCAGGCCATTGATTATTTCGTCGACCGCATCCGGCGTGAGCTCGGTGCCATGGCTGCGGTCCTCGCGGGCCTCGACGCGCTGGTGTTCTGCGGCGGCATCGGCGAGCATGCATGGCGCATTCGCGATCGCGTTTGCCAGGGCTTCGACTGGCTCGGGATCGAGCTCGACGAGAGCCTGAATCGCGCCGGTGAGACCGTGATCTCCGCGGGCGGCTCGCGCGTCCGCGTGTTCATCGTGAATACCGACGAGGACATGATGATCGCGCGCCACACCGCGCGGCTGATCGTCGAGCGGGGCAACAGCTGA
- a CDS encoding GMC family oxidoreductase — protein sequence MDGSAALRDADLEFDYVVVGAGSAGCVLANRLSSDGRHTVLLLEAGPKDTNIWIHVPLGYGKLFKEKTVNWMYQTEPEPGLDGRSVFQPRGKVLGGSSSINGLLYVRGQHEDYDRWRQRGNVGWGHDDVLPYFKRAENQSRGADDYHGVDGPLPVSDWRHEDPLSEAFVKASVEAGLPFNADFNGASQEGAGYFQTTTRRGRRASSAVSYLRPALGRSNLHVETDALAQRILFDGRRACGVTFSQRGRIRTARARKEVLVSSGAYNSPQLLQLSGVGPGELLRQHGIDVVLDAPGVGSDLQDHLQVRIVMRCSQRITLNDIVNHPMRKMLAGARYAAFRSGPLTIAAGTAGAFFKTDPRLASPDIQIHFIPFSTDKMGEKLHTFSGFTASVCQLRPESRGSLRIRSADPAAPPEIRINYLASETDRRANIDGLRALRKILAAPALKPYVSDEAYPGSKVVSDDDILAYCRQTGSTIYHPTSTCRMGTDALAVVDQRLRVRGIDGLRVVDASIMPDLVSGNTNAPVIMIAEKASDMILQDAR from the coding sequence ATGGACGGCAGCGCGGCGTTGCGTGACGCGGACCTCGAGTTCGACTACGTGGTGGTCGGGGCCGGCTCGGCCGGCTGCGTTCTCGCCAATCGGCTCAGCAGCGACGGCAGGCACACGGTGCTGCTGCTCGAGGCGGGTCCGAAGGACACCAACATCTGGATCCACGTCCCGCTCGGCTACGGCAAGCTGTTCAAGGAAAAGACCGTCAACTGGATGTACCAGACGGAGCCTGAGCCGGGGCTCGACGGCCGCTCCGTGTTCCAACCGCGCGGCAAGGTGCTCGGTGGCTCCAGCTCGATCAACGGCCTGCTCTATGTCCGCGGTCAGCACGAGGATTACGACCGCTGGCGGCAGCGTGGCAATGTCGGTTGGGGCCATGACGACGTGCTGCCCTATTTCAAGCGGGCGGAAAATCAGTCGCGCGGCGCCGACGACTATCACGGCGTCGACGGCCCACTGCCGGTGTCCGACTGGCGGCACGAGGATCCCTTGTCCGAAGCTTTCGTCAAGGCCTCGGTCGAAGCCGGCCTGCCGTTCAATGCCGACTTCAATGGCGCGAGCCAGGAGGGCGCGGGGTACTTCCAGACGACGACCCGGCGTGGCCGGCGCGCCAGCAGCGCGGTGTCTTACCTGCGGCCGGCGCTCGGCCGCAGTAACCTTCATGTCGAGACCGATGCGCTGGCCCAGCGGATTCTGTTCGACGGACGCCGAGCGTGCGGCGTGACGTTCAGCCAGCGTGGCCGGATACGGACTGCGCGCGCTCGCAAGGAAGTTCTCGTGTCGAGCGGCGCCTACAACTCGCCGCAGCTGCTGCAGCTGTCCGGCGTCGGTCCGGGCGAACTGCTGAGGCAGCATGGCATCGACGTGGTGCTCGATGCGCCCGGCGTCGGGAGCGACCTGCAGGATCATCTCCAGGTGCGCATCGTCATGCGCTGCAGCCAGCGCATCACGCTCAACGACATCGTCAACCACCCCATGCGCAAAATGCTGGCCGGCGCGCGCTACGCTGCTTTCCGCAGCGGGCCGCTGACGATCGCGGCGGGTACGGCGGGGGCCTTCTTCAAGACCGATCCGCGGCTCGCGAGCCCGGACATCCAGATCCATTTCATCCCGTTCTCGACCGACAAGATGGGCGAGAAGCTGCACACCTTCTCCGGCTTCACCGCCTCGGTCTGCCAGCTCAGGCCTGAAAGCCGCGGCTCGCTCCGGATCAGGAGCGCCGACCCGGCGGCACCTCCGGAAATCCGCATCAACTATCTCGCCAGCGAAACCGACCGAAGGGCCAATATCGACGGCCTCCGAGCCTTGCGGAAAATCCTGGCGGCGCCCGCCCTGAAGCCGTATGTCTCGGATGAAGCCTATCCGGGATCCAAGGTCGTGAGCGACGACGACATTCTGGCCTATTGCCGGCAGACCGGCAGCACGATCTACCATCCGACCTCGACCTGCCGGATGGGGACCGATGCTCTCGCCGTCGTCGATCAACGCCTGCGCGTGCGCGGCATCGATGGCCTGCGGGTCGTCGATGCCTCGATCATGCCGGATCTGGTTTCGGGCAACACCAATGCGCCGGTCATCATGATCGCCGAGAAGGCATCCGACATGATCTTGCAGGACGCGCGCTGA